DNA sequence from the Pseudoglutamicibacter cumminsii genome:
ATCTGCCATTCCAGAGCCTCTCTTCCTTAACCTACAGAGTCCACACTAGCGAGGATCAACCGTAACGCGCACAACAGTAGACGGCTCGGCGAGCCATTCCTCACCCACAGTTTCAATACGCACGTCTCGACCCTTATATTTACGGATCACCTTAGCGGCCTTCTCAACCTCAGCGGCGGCTGAACGGCCCTTCAACGCGATCAGCTCACCACCACCGCGCATCAACGGCAAAGTTAACGGGACAAGCTGCCGCATCGCAGTCACAGCACGTGCCGTCACCACATCAACATCCAGCGTCTCCGCCATCTGCTCAGCGCGGGCCTGCACCACGTCGACCCTGTCACTCAGACCCAGATCTTCGACGACCTCATCAAGCCACAGGCAACGACGCTGAAGCGGCTCAATCAGAACAAGCGTCAAGTCAGGGCGCGCCAAAGCCAAAACCAGACCAGGCAAGCCGGCGCCAGAGCCGACGTCAGCAACCAGGGCGCCTTCAGGCATCACATCTGCCAATGCCGCACAGTTCAGAACATGTCGCGACCACAAAATAGGGATCTCGCGCGGACCAATAAGCCCACGTTCAATACCGGATGAGGCCAAATGCCCAACATAGCGTTGAGCCAGCTCAGACCGCTCACCAAAATAATGCTCGACCGCCGGGAGCTCATCCGCGCTTGGACGCGGAGCATCCTCAGGGGCTACCGCGATCTCAGACGAATCAACACGCGGGCCTTCAGGTCCAGTACCTGGGCGGCGCGGCTCATCATCAGCATCACGATGCTGCTTCGGCGAGCTGTGCGACATCATTAGTCTTCGTCCTCAGCAGGATGCACGACGACGTGGCGACGTGAACCTTCACCCTCAGATTCAGAAACGAGACCGGCATCGGCAATGACGTCGTGCACGATCTTGCGTTCATAAGGCGTCATCGGTTCCAAGGCTTCCGCTTCACCGGAAGCATTGACCGCCTCAATAGCCTTCTTAGCGATCACCTTGAGCTCTTCACCGCGTTCCTTACGGTAACCGGCAATATCAAGAACGAAACGCGAACGCTGACCAGTGTGCGCCAGAACCGACAACCGAGTCAGTTCCTGCAACGCATCCAAGACGCGGCCGTCACGGCCCACGAGTTCCTGAAGATCCGCATCGTCTTCTTCGGTCTCTACCGAAACATAGACCCGGCCACCGCGGACCTCAATGTCGATGTCGCCGTCAAGGTCAGCGATATCCAGCAGCTCTTCGAGGTAGTCGGCCGCGGCGTCGCCTTCCTCTTCGAGGCGCTGCATCGTCAAAGACTTACCGTTCCCACGCTGAGGCGGAGCATCGTCCGACGCGTGCTCCGTTTCGGTCTCAGGGGTGGCTTCAAGATCCTGCAACTGTTCGTCCTTCATCACTTACGCTTCTTCCGGTTCTTACGCTGCGGCTGGACGCGCTGGCCACGCACGTGCGTCTGGTTAGTCTTAGTGTTCTCTTCCTGAGCAGGCTTACCCTTCTCACCAATCGGCGGAAGGCCACGTGCTGCACGACGGATGTTGAGTTCCTTTTCCGCAAGCGAGCCAGGGGTTGGGTTGCGCTTGATAACCCACATCTGCTGGCCGAGAACCCACAGGTTCGTTGCAGTCCAGTAAACCAGCAGACCCAATGGGAAGTTAATACCACCGATACCGAAGACGATCGGCAGGAAGTACAGCATCATGCGCTGCTGGCGTGCGAACTGGCCCTGCTGTGCTTCCGGGGTCATGTTCTTAGTCATCAGCTGACGCTGCGTGTAGAACATGAGGCCAACCATCGCGAGGATCAGAACGATCGCGACGATGATGACAGAGACGTTCGGGGAATCGCTACCGAGTGTCCCCACGAACGTGTCGGAGAGGCGAGCGCCAAAGATCTTCGCGTCGTGGAAGGAGCGGACCTTCTCAGCGGACAGTGCTGCGATGTTGTCGTTATCGTTAGCGGCGCGTGCGGAACCGTTCAGCACCTGGAACAGCGCGAAGAAGAACGGCATCTGGATCAGAAGCGGCATACACGATGCGAACATCGATGTGTTGTGCTTCTTGAACAGTGCACGCTGTTCGGCAAGCATCGCCTGCTGCGAGAGCTGATCTCGCTTGCCCTTGTACTTCTGTTGGAGCTTGCGTAGCTCTGGCTGCACTACCTGCATTGCGCGCTGGGCACGGATCTGGCGCGCGAACACTGGGATCAGGGCCGCACGAACGATGACTGTCACCAGAACGATCGCGAGCGTCCAGGTCCAACCGGAGTCTGGGTCGAGCCCGAGGAAGCTAAACAGGCTGTGGAACATGTCCATGAGGAAGGACATGACCCAGCGGAACGGGGTCAGTAGCCAGTTAAAGAAATTCATAAAGCGCCGCTTTACTCCTTGGCCGCGGTGTGCGGCTGAGATGAATGCAGGGGATGGTTCAACACTATGATCTTCGGTACCTTCGACTCAGGCCAAATCCGTTTGCCGGGTGGCACTGGGTCGATTCCCCCTTTGGTCCATGGGTTGCACCGAGCGATTCTCGATACGGTGAGCCATGATCCTTTGACTGCACCGTGGCTTGTTACTGCTTCTAGCCCGTAGGCGGAGCAGGTTGGGTAGTAGGGGCAGACGTCTCCGTAGAGCGGGGAGATCACTTGCCGCCACAGTTTGATGAAGCCGATGATGATGTTGCGTGGAATGTCCACGATGTGGCGCCACCAAGGCACGGAAGGTGCTTGATCGTCGGGGACGATGGGGGCTGGGCCGAGCTGCTCCGCGAGGCTACGTTCGTCAGCAGGTTTGCTGTGGTCGCCGCGGTTTCGATCCGTTGCGTGGGCGTGCTCGTGGTAGGCACGTGCTGCACGTTCGTTTTTATTGGGTGCCACGTATGTCCACCCCGATTCTGCGTAGTCCGTTGCGGAGGTCCTTGTTAAGGGTGTTGTAGTCTGTGTTCGCTGCGGCGGGTAGGCCGCGGACTACGACGTCGTGGTTTGGGATGCCTTCTTTGATGATTTCCCATGCGCTCGCGCGTAGTCGCCGTTTGACTTTGTTTCGTACTGCCGCGTTGCCTACTTTTTTGGAAACGATGAATCCGAAGCGTGGCACGGAGTTATCGGTTGGTGTCGCAAAGACGACGACGTTCCGGCACCCTTTACGGGTACCGGAACGCATCACGTTTCGCAGTTCATTGCCTTTGCGCACTCGATGTTGTTGTGGGAGCACGAAAACACCCGTTGATGGGTTCGCTTGAGCTGACCCGGGACCGTGTGGTTCCGAGTGGCGACTCAGGCGGGTTAGGCAGAGATGCTCTTACGACCCTTGTTGCGGCGGGTCGAGAGGATTGCGCGGCCGGCGCGGGTGCGCATGCGCAGGCGGAAGCCGTGCTTCTTGCTGCGGCGGCGGTTGTTCGGCTGGAAAGTCCGCTTGGTCACGTTGAACACTCCATGACGTCAGTTAGGGCATCGTCCGTTGTGCCTTGGGGAAGTAACGGGATGGATGCGTTGTATCACGTTTACAACCGTGCTCTAACGAGGACTAACCGGAACGTTTTTGGTCCGTTTGGCCAGTGCATTGTCAGGTATTCGGGTGCGCCTTTTGGGCACGCCGCATAGCACGGAACTGATCCATAATAGCGAGTTTGTTTGCGTCAGGTCAAACTCGGGTTAGGTAGATCACCATTGGGAGCGCGTTCTGGTGGTGACTGCTGAGTTCGGCTGACGCTTGTGCGTGCTTTGGTGTCGTCGTCATGCCAGGCAAATGACAATCCGTCTGCCTTCTTTTCACACCCTGTTCACCAAAGTTATCCACAACTTGGGGACAACCCTGAGGATATCTTGCTTTTTCAGGCCTAGTTATCCCCAATTCACTGTGCATAAGTTCGGCATCCTGTGGCAAACCCGGGTACGGTAGTGCTGATAGGCCTACCGCATAGACTGATGGTGCCGTAGGCTCAGCTGTGTGTTTGCTGTGCACCTCGAGACTGTCCGGTGACGGGTCTCATGAGCCGGCAAAACTCACGTGATCTATGCGCTAACGGAAGGGAAACTGTGATGAGCACTCAGGACGCAGCTGCCGATCAGTGGCGGCAAGTGGTCCAAGAGCTGCGTTCAGACTCACGAGTGACCCCTCGCCAACGCGGATACCTCGAGCTAGCGCAGCCACAAGGCCGTGTGGGAACGACATTCCTCGTCGCAGTCCCCAACGAGCTCACGCGTGACGCGATCCAGAACGGCATGAGCGAACCGCTCGATGACGCGCTACGCACCGTTTTTGGTCAAGACATGCTGTGCGCGTTCTCGATCGACACCGCGATCAAAACACACGCTAGCGATAACGAAACAACCTCTCCTGACAACGCCGAGTCACAGTTCGCTGAATCCAACGCATCTTCAGCGAACGTGGATCCGCGACTTCGTTTCGATCGCGGCGAATACGACGATCGCGGCGAATATGCTCCATCGGAACGGCACCGCGAGAACTTCAACCAGCAAGAGTTCGATAGCGGCCGCTACAAGAAGAACGACCAGTACCAGGACGAGCACGAAGAGTCCTCTCAATATCCGCAGGATAACGGCGAATTCGTACGCTCAGAGGCCGATGTGCAGCGTTTCCAGCGAGCTGCTGAAAGGCTCGATGCAAGCCAGGGCGAGTCGGTGCCCGTAGCGCAGCGGCCTGCTGTACGTCCAGTGCCGCAACCGCCATCGACCTCGGCTGAATTTGGGCGTCTAAACCCTAAGTATGTTTTTGATTCGTTCGTGATCGGTTCTACAAACAAGTTCGCGCACGCGGCTGCAGTTGCTGTGGCGGAGGCCCCTGCCAGGGCGTACAACCCCTTATTCATTTACGGTGGTTCGGGGCTTGGAAAGACGCACTTATTGCACGCCATCGGACACTATGCACGCGATCTGTACCGCGGCATCCGTGTTCGCTACGTCAACTCTGAAGAATTCACTAACGACTTCATCAACTCGATTCGTGATGACGAAGGTACGAGCTTCAAGGCGATGTACCGCAACGTCGACATCCTGTTGATTGACGACATCCAATTCCTCGCGAACAAGGACGCAACGCAGGAAGAGTTCTTCCACACGTTCAACGCGTTGCACAACCACAATAAGCAGGTAGTGATCACCTCTGATCTGCCGCCAAAACAGCTTTCAGGCTTTGAAGAACGCCTGCGTTCACGCTTCGCTTCGGGGGTCACCACTGATATTCAGCCGCCGGAGCTTGAAACGCGTATCGCGATTCTGCGTAAGAAGGCCGAGGCCGAGGGCCTTTCGGTACCGCCGGAAGTCATGGAAGCCATCGCCTCGAAGATTTCCACGAACATTCGTGAACTTGAAGGTGCACTGATTCGTGTGACCGCCTACGCATCGTTGAACCGCCAGCCGGTCACGTTGGAAACTGCGGAGCACGTCCTCAAAGACCTCATTACAGATGAGGGAGCGCAAACGCTCACGCCAGAGACGATCATTCACACGACTGCAGAGTATTTCGACTTCACAGTGGCTGAGCTCAACTCGAAGTCGCGCACCCGTGCTTTGGTCACCGCACGTCAGATCGCCATGTATCTGTTGCGTGAGCTCACTGAAATGTCGCTGCCCAAGATCGGTGAATTGATGGGCGGCCGCGACCACACGACCGTGATCCATGCTGAACGCAAGATTCGCGAGCTCATGGCTGAACGGCGCGAGGTTTACAACCAGGTCACCGAATTGACCAACATGATGCGTCAGCAGCAGCGGGATTAACCCTGTATTCACGCGACTAAATCGCATATTTTCTGTAGTTATCCGCAAGAACTGTGCATATGTCTGTGGATAACTGTGGATAAAGCCGGTTTCTTGCGGATAGTTGTTATAGCGCCCTACGTCCTGCACAGCTATGAGGATGAAACCCTAGAGTTTCTCCACATGTTATCCACACCTCGTGGATAGCGAAAACAAGCCGATCAGGCAGGTTTTGCACAAACTCCACAACGGTTACTACTACCCCCGCCTTTAAACATCCCTCCAAATTACATTTTGTGATTCGATGCTTCCGGGACGGGCACTCCAAGGTCATGTCTCACGAAATTCTGTAGCCGTATGCAGCCCCATGATTTTGCAAGCTCACAATGACCTCCTCCTGTGAACCAGGTAGGCTAAACCCGTGCCCTATGTGACTTTTGAGCACAGGAGTGAACCTCATACCGCTCCGAGGCTTGAAATTTAGGGAATCTTAGGGCCTCGTATTTGCATCGGAAGGTGAATCTGTGAAGATCAGCGTGGATCGTGATGTGCTCACTGAAGCCGTGACTTGGACTGCTCGGGCATTGGCACCTCGTCCAGCGACCCCAGTGCTTTCCGGCATTTTGATCACAGCTGCAAACAACACTCTGACGTTTGAAGCTTTCGACTACACGACCTCAGCTCACCTCGATGTAGACGCCAGCATCGAAACTGAAGGTTCTGTGCTTGTCTCAGGCAAGATGCTTGCCGACATCGCGCGCACGCTTCCTGCAGCTCCAGTGACGCTTGAACTGGAGAATTCCAAGCTCACGGTTTCGTGTGGACGTTCCCGCTTCCACTTGGCGACCATGCCCGTGGATGAGTACCCGACTTTGCCTCAGATGCCAGAGGTTTTGGGCACGGTTGATGGATCGGAGTTCGCTCGCGCTGTTTCTCAGGTTTCGGTTGCTGCAGCTCGTGATGAGACCTTGCCGATTCTGACCGGAATCAAGGTTGAGTTTGAAGACGACACGATGACGTTGTTAGCCACGGACCGTTATCGTCTGGCGATGCGTGAGATGAACTGGAAGCCTGCGGCTTCCAGCGTTTCAACCTCTGCCCTTGTGAAGTCCAAGACGCTGTCCGATGTGGCAAAAACCTTGGGCTCGGCCGGTGAACTCAGCATTTGCATGGAGGAAAACGGCGACATCATTGGTTTCGTTTCGGGTTCGCGCCGCACTACAACTCTGTTGGTGGATGGTGACTACCCGAAGATCCGTTCGCTGTTCCCTGAAGAGTCGCTCATCTATGCCTCGGTTTCTACGTCGGAACTGATCGAGGCAGTTCGTCGCGTATCGATTGTTGCTGAGCGCAATTCTCCTGTGCGTCTTCAGTTCTCTGATGCCCAGGTGTCTCTTGATGCTGGCTCAGGCGAGGAAGCCCAGGCTGAAGAAGCCATTGAAAGCCAGCTCAATGGTGAGGACATCACGGTTGCGTTCAACCCTCCGTTCCTCTCGGAAGGTTTGTCGGCGTTCGATACCGATAACGTCCAGTTCGCGTTCACTACCGCGCCTAAGCCTGCAATGCTTACCGCGCTCGATCAGGAAAGCGGCCAGCCGGATATGTCTTTCCGCTATTTGGTGATGCCGGTGCGTCTGCCTAACGCGTGATGCTTAGGTGTTTCTGAACCATCTTTCGCTGCACGATTTCCGCACGTATCAGCACCTTGATCTGCCGTTAGGTCCTGGAACGACTGTGCTGGTCGGCCCGAATGGTGTGGGCAAAACCAACATCGTTGAGGCGATCGGTTATTTGGCCACGCAGGATTCTCACCGTGTGAGCCAGGATGCGCCGTTGGTGCGTTTCGGGGCGGAGCGTGCGTTGATCGCGGGGCAAGTGAACCGTGGTGACCGGTTGACGCGTATTGAGGTTGAGATTAATCCTCGCCGCAGGAACCGGGCACGCATCAATCGCGCCGATTTTGCCCGGGCACGTGAGGCGTTGGGTGTTTTCCGTTCGATCTTGTTCGCGCCGGAAGACCTCGAGTTGGTCAAGGGTGAGCCTGAGATGCGGCGGAGGTTCCTGGATGATCTTGTGGTTCAGCTTCGCCCGGATCAGGCCGCGGCTCGCAATGATTTTGAGCGGGTACTGCGTCAACGTAACGCGCTTTTGAAGTCGGCTCGCGCATCGGGCAGTTTTACTGAGGCGCATGAGGCGACGCTCGATGTGTGGGACATGCATTTTGCGCAGGCCGCGGCTCCGCTTTTGCGCAACAGGATTCACGTTGCAAAGTTGTTGGCTCCACATGTTGCGGAAGCCTATTCGGAACTCACGAACGGAGCTAAGGCGGCCACGTTGCGTTATTTCGCCACGGTGGTTGATGAGGCTGAACAACTGGGTTCCGTTGACGGTCCGGTTGCGGCAGAGACGTTGTTGACTCCTGACATGGTGCATCTGGCTGACGTGGTGAGCCGCGCGCTAGAGGCCGCCCGCCCACGAGATATTGAACGCGGCACCACAACTGTTGGCCCGCATCGTGATGACGTGATGTTCGGTTTGGGGCAGGCTCCCGCGAAGGGTTTTGCTTCGCATGGTGAGACGTGGTCGTTGGCATTGGCGTTGCGGCTCGCGGCGTTCAGGGTTTTGATCGAGGACGATCCGTCTGATGCCGCGCGTCCAGTGTTGATTTTGGATGATGTTTTCGCTGAGTTGGATGAGTTCCGACGGCAGCGTTTGGTAGCTGCGTTGGCGGATGCCGAGCAGGTTTTGGTGACTGCGGCTGTAGGCAGTGAGATTCCTGAAGTTTTGGATGCGACGGTGGTGCGGGTTTCCCCGGGGGAGGTGACGTTGGATGACGCGGGAGATTCGTGAGCGGGGTGGCACTGAACCGGGTGAGGTTGAACTGGGTGACGTTGAGCCGGATGAGCTTGAGGCTGGCGCTGTTGACGCGTTGATGGACGATGCCCCGACGGTGGCGTTGGCTCGGGCGCGTCAGTTGGCTTTGCAGCAGGGCGATGTGCGCAGGGATGCCGCGATGGTTCAGCGGGCTAAGGAGAAGGCTCGGGCTCGGAAGGCGCGTAGGGCTCGGTGGGATGATCCCGAGGCTGGTGGTCGTGATCCGGTGGGGCTGGGGTCCTTGCTAGAAGGCATGATGCGTGCGCGGGGCTGGTCTGAGCCGGTTGCGGTGGGTTCTGTTGTGGCTCGGTGGCCTGAGATTGTGGGGCCGGAGGTTGCGGCCCATGCGGTTCCGGAGTCTTTTGAGGATTCGGTTGTGGTGGTGCGGTGTTCGTCGACGGCCTGGGCGACGAATTTGCAGTTGATGCAGCATGATTTGTTGAAGCGTTTGGATGCCGCGGTAGGGCATGGTGTGGTGACGCAGATTAGGGTCTTAGGGCCGGCTGCGCCGTCGTGGCGTAAGGGTCCGCGGATTGCGCCGGGTGGGCGCGGTCCGCGGGATACGTATGGGTGATGTATGGGGAGCACGTTCTGGTGCCGCGAATCCCGCTCAATCGGTTTTGCGGGGATGGAGTAGCTAGAGGGGATTCCCTACATGTACGGACATGGAT
Encoded proteins:
- the rsmG gene encoding 16S rRNA (guanine(527)-N(7))-methyltransferase RsmG, whose translation is MMSHSSPKQHRDADDEPRRPGTGPEGPRVDSSEIAVAPEDAPRPSADELPAVEHYFGERSELAQRYVGHLASSGIERGLIGPREIPILWSRHVLNCAALADVMPEGALVADVGSGAGLPGLVLALARPDLTLVLIEPLQRRCLWLDEVVEDLGLSDRVDVVQARAEQMAETLDVDVVTARAVTAMRQLVPLTLPLMRGGGELIALKGRSAAAEVEKAAKVIRKYKGRDVRIETVGEEWLAEPSTVVRVTVDPR
- a CDS encoding R3H domain-containing nucleic acid-binding protein, yielding MKDEQLQDLEATPETETEHASDDAPPQRGNGKSLTMQRLEEEGDAAADYLEELLDIADLDGDIDIEVRGGRVYVSVETEEDDADLQELVGRDGRVLDALQELTRLSVLAHTGQRSRFVLDIAGYRKERGEELKVIAKKAIEAVNASGEAEALEPMTPYERKIVHDVIADAGLVSESEGEGSRRHVVVHPAEDED
- the yidC gene encoding membrane protein insertase YidC, coding for MNFFNWLLTPFRWVMSFLMDMFHSLFSFLGLDPDSGWTWTLAIVLVTVIVRAALIPVFARQIRAQRAMQVVQPELRKLQQKYKGKRDQLSQQAMLAEQRALFKKHNTSMFASCMPLLIQMPFFFALFQVLNGSARAANDNDNIAALSAEKVRSFHDAKIFGARLSDTFVGTLGSDSPNVSVIIVAIVLILAMVGLMFYTQRQLMTKNMTPEAQQGQFARQQRMMLYFLPIVFGIGGINFPLGLLVYWTATNLWVLGQQMWVIKRNPTPGSLAEKELNIRRAARGLPPIGEKGKPAQEENTKTNQTHVRGQRVQPQRKNRKKRK
- the yidD gene encoding membrane protein insertion efficiency factor YidD, which produces MAPNKNERAARAYHEHAHATDRNRGDHSKPADERSLAEQLGPAPIVPDDQAPSVPWWRHIVDIPRNIIIGFIKLWRQVISPLYGDVCPYYPTCSAYGLEAVTSHGAVKGSWLTVSRIARCNPWTKGGIDPVPPGKRIWPESKVPKIIVLNHPLHSSQPHTAAKE
- the rnpA gene encoding ribonuclease P protein component; this translates as MRKGNELRNVMRSGTRKGCRNVVVFATPTDNSVPRFGFIVSKKVGNAAVRNKVKRRLRASAWEIIKEGIPNHDVVVRGLPAAANTDYNTLNKDLRNGLRRIGVDIRGTQ
- the rpmH gene encoding 50S ribosomal protein L34, whose product is MTKRTFQPNNRRRSKKHGFRLRMRTRAGRAILSTRRNKGRKSISA
- the dnaA gene encoding chromosomal replication initiator protein DnaA produces the protein MSTQDAAADQWRQVVQELRSDSRVTPRQRGYLELAQPQGRVGTTFLVAVPNELTRDAIQNGMSEPLDDALRTVFGQDMLCAFSIDTAIKTHASDNETTSPDNAESQFAESNASSANVDPRLRFDRGEYDDRGEYAPSERHRENFNQQEFDSGRYKKNDQYQDEHEESSQYPQDNGEFVRSEADVQRFQRAAERLDASQGESVPVAQRPAVRPVPQPPSTSAEFGRLNPKYVFDSFVIGSTNKFAHAAAVAVAEAPARAYNPLFIYGGSGLGKTHLLHAIGHYARDLYRGIRVRYVNSEEFTNDFINSIRDDEGTSFKAMYRNVDILLIDDIQFLANKDATQEEFFHTFNALHNHNKQVVITSDLPPKQLSGFEERLRSRFASGVTTDIQPPELETRIAILRKKAEAEGLSVPPEVMEAIASKISTNIRELEGALIRVTAYASLNRQPVTLETAEHVLKDLITDEGAQTLTPETIIHTTAEYFDFTVAELNSKSRTRALVTARQIAMYLLRELTEMSLPKIGELMGGRDHTTVIHAERKIRELMAERREVYNQVTELTNMMRQQQRD
- the dnaN gene encoding DNA polymerase III subunit beta; this translates as MKISVDRDVLTEAVTWTARALAPRPATPVLSGILITAANNTLTFEAFDYTTSAHLDVDASIETEGSVLVSGKMLADIARTLPAAPVTLELENSKLTVSCGRSRFHLATMPVDEYPTLPQMPEVLGTVDGSEFARAVSQVSVAAARDETLPILTGIKVEFEDDTMTLLATDRYRLAMREMNWKPAASSVSTSALVKSKTLSDVAKTLGSAGELSICMEENGDIIGFVSGSRRTTTLLVDGDYPKIRSLFPEESLIYASVSTSELIEAVRRVSIVAERNSPVRLQFSDAQVSLDAGSGEEAQAEEAIESQLNGEDITVAFNPPFLSEGLSAFDTDNVQFAFTTAPKPAMLTALDQESGQPDMSFRYLVMPVRLPNA
- the recF gene encoding DNA replication/repair protein RecF (All proteins in this family for which functions are known are DNA-binding proteins that assist the filamentation of RecA onto DNA for the initiation of recombination or recombinational repair.), with the protein product MFLNHLSLHDFRTYQHLDLPLGPGTTVLVGPNGVGKTNIVEAIGYLATQDSHRVSQDAPLVRFGAERALIAGQVNRGDRLTRIEVEINPRRRNRARINRADFARAREALGVFRSILFAPEDLELVKGEPEMRRRFLDDLVVQLRPDQAAARNDFERVLRQRNALLKSARASGSFTEAHEATLDVWDMHFAQAAAPLLRNRIHVAKLLAPHVAEAYSELTNGAKAATLRYFATVVDEAEQLGSVDGPVAAETLLTPDMVHLADVVSRALEAARPRDIERGTTTVGPHRDDVMFGLGQAPAKGFASHGETWSLALALRLAAFRVLIEDDPSDAARPVLILDDVFAELDEFRRQRLVAALADAEQVLVTAAVGSEIPEVLDATVVRVSPGEVTLDDAGDS
- a CDS encoding DUF721 domain-containing protein, which produces MTREIRERGGTEPGEVELGDVEPDELEAGAVDALMDDAPTVALARARQLALQQGDVRRDAAMVQRAKEKARARKARRARWDDPEAGGRDPVGLGSLLEGMMRARGWSEPVAVGSVVARWPEIVGPEVAAHAVPESFEDSVVVVRCSSTAWATNLQLMQHDLLKRLDAAVGHGVVTQIRVLGPAAPSWRKGPRIAPGGRGPRDTYG